GCCATCTGGTCGTGGTGGAGACACCCGAGCGGGATGAGCGTTCGGCCAGCGAACTGCTCAGACCGTACTCGCGACGACGACCCGGACCGTCCCGTCGCTCCGGTTGACGAGTTGCCGCGACTGTTCGGGCGGGATGCTGACCGCCTCGTACTCCTCCAGCGTGAGCGACTCGACCGCACCCGACGGGAGCAGGCAGTCGACGTCCACCGCCCCCTGCACCGCGAGATACACCGACTCGCAGTCACAGCCAGCGTGGTCGTACTCGGTTCCGCGGCGGCCGGGCGCGAGTTCGACGACGGAGACGCTCAACCGCTCGCAGCCGAGCAGTTCGCGCAGCGGCCACATCTCCCCGCCTTCGTCCTCGATGACCGACCGCGTCTCCCCGATTCCAGCGGTCTTGTACGCCATATGAGACGGTGGACAGTTTCGAATATCAACGTGTCGCCCGCTGATGCAACGTCACGCGACGGACGAGCGCAGGCCGACAATCATTATGTGAAGGCAACCTGACCGTCGACAACGACCGATGCACGCCTACCTCGACCTCGTCCGTCGCGTCCTCGAAACCGGGGGGTACAAACCCAATCGGACGGGCGTGGACACCGTCTCCGCGTTCGGCCAGCACTACCGCGTCGACCTTCAGGAGGGGTTCCCCCTGCTGACGACGAAACGGCTCTCGGACTTCCGCTGGAACTCGCTGGTCCACGAACTGCTCTGGTACCTCTCGGGGGAGGAGCACATCCGCACCCTCCGCGAGGAGACGGGCATCTGGAACGCGTGGGCCGACGACGACGGGCGACTCGACACCGCCTACGGCCGGTTCTGGCGGCGCTACCCGGTCCCCGACTCCGGTCTCGACGGCGAGTCCTGGCCCGACGACGCCCACCGCTGGACGCAGGAGGACGAGGGCGGCCGGACGTTCGACCAGTTGCAGTACGTCCTCGACACGCTCCGCGAGAACCCCAACTCCCGGCGGATGGTCGTCAACGCGTGGCACCCCGCCAACGCGGCCGTCTCGACGCTCCCGCCGTGTCACTACACGTTCGTCTTCAACGTCCAGGGCGACCGACTGAACTGCCACCTCACCCAGCGCTCGGGCGACGTGGCCCTCGGCGTCCCGTTCAACGTCGCCGCGTACGCCCTCCTCACGCACGCCGTCGCCCAGCAGACCGGGTTCGAGGTCGGCGAGTTCAGCCACAGCGTCGTCGACGCCCACGTCTACTGCGGCGAGGGCGACCGCGGCGCGTGGTACGACGACAACCTCGACGAGTTGCAGTCGCGCCTCCGGGCAGTCGAGAACCGCAGCGAGTACGAGCGGGTCCGCGAGTGGGTCGAGGAGACCGCACCGGCCGAGGCCGAGGACCGCGAGCGCTACGACCACGTCCCCGGACTGCTGACGCAACTCTCGCGCGAGCCACGCGAACGCCCACGCGTCGAGGTGGCGGACGTGCCGCTCGACGAGTTGACGTTCGAGGACATCCGGTTGCACGACTACGACCCGGCCGACGGTATCCGGTTCGCCGTGGCAGAGTGACCGTGGCGGACGAATCGGCACCCGCGACGGACGAGCGGGTCACCATCACGCTCGTCGCTGCCGTCGCCGCCAACGGCGTCATCGGGCGCGACGGCGGGATGCCATGGCACCTGCCCGAGGACATGGCGCACTTCAAGGAGACGACGGCGGGCCACCCGGTCGTGATGGGTCGCCTGACCTACGAGTCCATCGTCGCGGACCTGGGCGGTCCGCTGCCCGACCGGACGAACGTGGTTCTCACGTCGCAGGGCGTCGACGCGGACGCCGAGAACGTCGCGCAGGTCGGGAGCGTCGAGGAAGCTGTGGCGGTCGCTGCCGCCGACGCTGGTGAGCGTGGCGTCGAGACGGTGTACGTCGTCGGTGGCGAGACGGTGTACGAGCAGATCCTGCCCCACGCCGACCGACTCGTGCTGACCGAACTCGACGACGAGTACGAGGGCGACACGCGCTTCCCCGAGTGGAACCGGGAGGCGTTCACCGAGGTCGACCGAGACGTACGCGACGGGTTCGCGTTCGTCACGTACGAGCGCGTCGCGGAGAAGTGAGGAGCGTCGAGGAAGAGGGACGGAGAGACGACCTGTCGGGAGTTCAGACTCGCGCCGAAGAGGCGCGGGTCAGCATGTACACCGCCAGCGCGCCGAGGACGACGTCGAGTGCGACGAGCACCGCGAGGTCGGGGGCGAGCGCGCTCCAGTTCCAGCCCTCCAGCATCAGCGTGCGGGTCGCGTCGACGCCGTAGGTGATGGGGTTGAGGCGGGCGACGACCTGCATCCACCCCGGC
This region of Halomarina salina genomic DNA includes:
- a CDS encoding cupin, with protein sequence MAYKTAGIGETRSVIEDEGGEMWPLRELLGCERLSVSVVELAPGRRGTEYDHAGCDCESVYLAVQGAVDVDCLLPSGAVESLTLEEYEAVSIPPEQSRQLVNRSDGTVRVVVASTV
- the thyA gene encoding thymidylate synthase, with protein sequence MHAYLDLVRRVLETGGYKPNRTGVDTVSAFGQHYRVDLQEGFPLLTTKRLSDFRWNSLVHELLWYLSGEEHIRTLREETGIWNAWADDDGRLDTAYGRFWRRYPVPDSGLDGESWPDDAHRWTQEDEGGRTFDQLQYVLDTLRENPNSRRMVVNAWHPANAAVSTLPPCHYTFVFNVQGDRLNCHLTQRSGDVALGVPFNVAAYALLTHAVAQQTGFEVGEFSHSVVDAHVYCGEGDRGAWYDDNLDELQSRLRAVENRSEYERVREWVEETAPAEAEDRERYDHVPGLLTQLSREPRERPRVEVADVPLDELTFEDIRLHDYDPADGIRFAVAE
- a CDS encoding dihydrofolate reductase yields the protein MADESAPATDERVTITLVAAVAANGVIGRDGGMPWHLPEDMAHFKETTAGHPVVMGRLTYESIVADLGGPLPDRTNVVLTSQGVDADAENVAQVGSVEEAVAVAAADAGERGVETVYVVGGETVYEQILPHADRLVLTELDDEYEGDTRFPEWNREAFTEVDRDVRDGFAFVTYERVAEK